The following coding sequences are from one Hydra vulgaris chromosome 04, alternate assembly HydraT2T_AEP window:
- the LOC136079035 gene encoding uncharacterized protein LOC136079035 — translation MADEANAILPKIKSKAKKRRLTPSKWKRNGIKLAKVRGEAYTSYGKKLKPSRKPAVIECRCRCLTKFTDIEKEQIFSAFSALKNHDEQNIYLQGCISITPVNNIRRRPRKENGKERSSFFYSVTAMDQTVTVCKAAFLAIHGVKESRLKRKVLNFTVPIEDGRGKHKNHKTIVKEIRDRVCDHIKLFPARESHYSRSKNKHKKYLDSSLTVAEMHRLFLKANPDLIPNDCKYWLYLDIFNFEFNIKFGFPRSDICDKCEKFQAQIKAAEFINDPILVNKLKFQHELHIKKADVFNVQINEATEAAKLSKDTAVICLDFEKNLPLPLTGIGQEYYKRQLWIHNLCIHDNVNESAHMYLYAEHFAAKGPNEVISCLDHYISGLTSTTTKIVIFTDNCFSQNKNRYIFAYLQRLVNKNVSITQAYVKYPLPGHSRMPCDRNFGRIEKRRRKKDRVILPSQWVSLVKNTDTRKPFNVVYVEHPLTDNMIQDGTPVVKVLDFKRAYDPLIKPVTGISEFRGAKFERGKVPLSRISMTGECCDVIKTFKCGKKLSTLHSLKPNRAYVNFLPVKTAKFHDICDLLTHVNLPEGVTFYSNIHGIDGDTSDIEDIE, via the exons atggcgGATGAGGCGAACGCTATCTTACCCAAAATTAAATCCAAAGCCAAAAAAAGAAGACTAACACCATCAAAATGGAAAAGAAATGGCATTAAACTGGCTAAAGTCAGAG gaGAAGCTTACACATCTTATGGTAAAAAGCTGAAGCCATCAAGGAAGCCTGCCGTAATTGAATGTCGTTGTAGATGTCTAACTAAGTTCACAGATATTGAAAAGGAACAGATTTTTTCTGCATTTTCTGCTCTTAAAAATCATGATGAACAAAATATATATCTGCAGGGTTGCATAAGTATAACCCCTGTCAATAATATTCGTCGAAGACCTAGAAAAGAAAATGGCAAAGAACGAAGTAGCTTTTTCTATTCAGTCACTGCAATGGATCAAACTGTTACTGTTTGCAAAGCAGCGTTTCTTGCAATACATGGGGTAAAGGAATCTAGGCTTAAGAGAAAAGTTCTTAACTTTACTGTTCCCATTGAAGATGGCCGGGGTAAAcacaaaaatcataaaacaattgttaaagaaattagaGATCGTGTTTGTGATCACATTAAACTGTTTCCTGCACGTGAAAGCCACTACAGCCGatcaaaaaacaaacacaaaaaatacCTGGATTCATCTCTGACTGTGGCAGAAATGCATCGCCTATTTTTAAAGGCAAACCCAGATCTTATACCTAATGATTGTAAATACTGGCTTTACCTTGACATATTTaactttgaatttaatattaaatttggaTTTCCAAGGAGTGACATATGCGATAAATGTGAAAAATTCCAGGCACAAATAAAAGCAGCTGAGTTTATTAATGATCCCATTCttgtaaataaactaaaatttcaaCATGAGCTTCACATAAAGAAAGCTGATGTGTTTAATGTGCAAATCAACGAAGCCACAGAAGCTGCAAAACTAAGCAAAGACACTGCAGTGATCTGTTTggactttgaaaaaaatttaccgCTTCCTCTAACTGGCATTGGACAAGAATATTATAAGCGTCAACTTTGGATTCACAACCTGTGCATTCATGACAATGTAAATGAATCTGCTCACATGTATCTGTATGCTGAGCATTTTGCAGCTAAGGGCCCAAATGAAGTCATTTCATGTTTGGATCATTACATTTCTGGTCTTACATCTACAACTACAAAGATTGTGATTTTCACAGATAACTGTTTTTCACAGAATAAAAACCGTTACATCTTTGCTTATCTACAAAGGTTGGTAAATAAGAATGTCTCTATAACACAAGCTTATGTAAAGTATCCCCTTCCAGGACATAGCCGAATGCCTTGTGATCGTAATTTTGGGCGCATTGAAAAAAGGAGAAGAAAGAAGGACAGGGTAATTCTACCTTCACAGTGGGTATCGCTTGTAAAGAATACAGATACCAGAAAACCATTTAATGTTGTTTACGTGGAACATCCTCTTACAGACAACATGATCCAAGATGGAACCCCAGTTGTTAAAGTACTGGACTTTAAAAGGGCTTATGATCCTTTAATAAAACCAGTAACTGGAATTAGCGAGTTTAGAGGAGCAAAATTTGAACGAGGCAAGGTACCACTAAGTAGAATTTCAATGACCGGAGAATGTTGTGAtgtcataaaaacttttaaatgtggTAAAAAACTTTCAACTCTCCATTCACTCAAACCTAATAGAGCATACGTAAACTTTTTGCCTGTTAAAACTGCAAAATTTCATGACATTTGTGATCTTTTAACCCATGTCAATCTTCCCGAAGGAGTTactttttatagcaatattcATGGCATAGATGGAGACACGAGTGACATTGAAGATATAGAATAG